Proteins encoded together in one Streptomyces sp. TLI_171 window:
- a CDS encoding iron-sulfur protein, with product MTAHQVEQCPPPADSPPCHGSWLRLEQVFPGLRIHRAPPRRGAGWTTAADLAADPAALDAMIAFDERLGLDLYGAPTRPDVTAGFSLHRYAWPVALAFTLPWFLERRVPVLPPERVSINRATGELTARPTAYFCLPDDPAAHLPDARPVPDRAALDAALRTALTDHLAPVLDAFRPRVRRGPRTLWALATDDVVDGLWYVSTLLDQEPRAVAELAALLPGDASAAPFVGTPAFREEDGARTRTRVSCCLFYTVRPTEPCFSCPRAK from the coding sequence GTGACCGCGCATCAGGTCGAGCAGTGCCCCCCGCCCGCCGATTCCCCCCCCTGTCACGGGAGTTGGCTGCGCCTGGAGCAGGTCTTCCCCGGCCTGCGGATCCACCGCGCCCCGCCGCGCCGCGGAGCGGGCTGGACCACCGCCGCCGACCTGGCCGCCGACCCGGCCGCCCTGGACGCGATGATCGCCTTCGACGAGCGGCTCGGCCTCGACCTGTACGGCGCCCCGACCCGGCCCGACGTCACCGCAGGGTTCTCGCTGCACCGCTACGCCTGGCCGGTCGCGCTGGCCTTCACGCTGCCCTGGTTCCTGGAGCGCCGGGTCCCGGTACTGCCGCCCGAGCGGGTCTCCATCAACCGCGCCACCGGCGAGCTCACCGCCCGCCCCACCGCCTACTTCTGCCTGCCCGACGACCCGGCCGCGCACCTCCCGGACGCCCGCCCGGTCCCGGACCGGGCCGCGCTGGACGCCGCGCTGCGCACCGCGCTCACCGACCACCTCGCGCCGGTCCTGGACGCCTTCCGCCCGCGCGTGCGCCGGGGCCCGCGCACCCTCTGGGCGCTCGCCACCGACGACGTGGTGGACGGCCTCTGGTACGTCTCCACCCTGCTGGACCAGGAACCGCGGGCGGTCGCGGAGCTGGCGGCACTGCTGCCCGGCGACGCCTCGGCGGCCCCGTTCGTCGGCACGCCGGCCTTCCGCGAGGAGGACGGCGCCCGGACCAGGACCAGGGTCAGCTGCTGCCTGTTCTACACGGTCCGCCCGACCGAACCCTGTTTCAGCTGCCCGCGCGCCAAATAG
- a CDS encoding DUF2637 domain-containing protein produces MRLSDIPLGWAVAGTAALVVAIALLAFARSRTGTATTGGSDSWERAEERRRRTESLYGGASYLLLFCCAAVAAALSFHGLVGFGVQNLGLSGGWEYLVPFGLDGAAMFCSVLAVREASHGDAALGSRLLVWLFAAASAWFNWVHAPRGIGHDGAPQFFAGMSLSAAVLFDRALKQTRVAALREQGLVPRPLPQIRVVRWMRAPRETYAAWSLMLLEGVRTLDEAVEEVRDDKRTAAEDRERRRLASRRERAEIRAIGRQPGSWRHRGARQLEPAAPAAAAAPTEPAIAPVGLPATPARRSIDLTPEEDTMTLPRLDFLEQKLKDLEQQIG; encoded by the coding sequence ATGAGACTGTCGGACATACCGCTGGGCTGGGCCGTCGCCGGTACGGCCGCCCTGGTGGTCGCCATCGCCCTGCTGGCCTTCGCCCGCAGCCGCACCGGCACCGCCACCACCGGCGGTTCGGACTCCTGGGAGCGCGCCGAGGAACGCCGCCGCCGCACCGAATCCCTCTACGGGGGCGCCTCCTACCTGCTGTTGTTCTGCTGCGCGGCGGTCGCCGCCGCGCTGTCCTTCCACGGGCTGGTCGGCTTCGGCGTCCAGAACCTGGGGCTCTCCGGCGGCTGGGAGTACCTGGTCCCGTTCGGTCTGGACGGGGCCGCGATGTTCTGCTCCGTCCTCGCCGTCCGCGAGGCCAGCCACGGCGACGCCGCGCTCGGCTCCCGGCTGCTGGTCTGGCTGTTCGCGGCCGCCTCCGCCTGGTTCAACTGGGTGCACGCCCCGCGCGGCATCGGGCACGACGGCGCGCCGCAGTTCTTCGCCGGGATGTCCCTCTCGGCGGCGGTGCTGTTCGACCGCGCACTGAAGCAGACCAGGGTCGCCGCCCTCCGCGAACAGGGGCTGGTCCCCCGGCCGCTGCCGCAGATCCGGGTGGTCCGCTGGATGCGCGCCCCGCGCGAGACGTACGCCGCCTGGTCGCTGATGCTGCTGGAGGGCGTCCGCACCCTGGACGAGGCGGTGGAGGAGGTCCGGGACGACAAGCGGACCGCCGCCGAGGACCGGGAGCGCCGCCGGCTGGCGTCCCGGCGGGAGCGGGCCGAGATCCGGGCGATCGGCCGCCAGCCGGGCAGTTGGCGCCACCGGGGCGCGCGGCAGCTGGAACCCGCCGCCCCGGCCGCGGCGGCCGCACCGACGGAGCCCGCCATAGCCCCGGTCGGCCTGCCCGCCACCCCGGCCCGCCGCAGCATCGACCTCACCCCGGAGGAGGACACCATGACGCTGCCGCGGCTCGACTTCCTGGAGCAGAAGCTCAAGGACCTGGAGCAGCAGATCGGGTGA
- a CDS encoding SpoIIE family protein phosphatase, whose product MATEPEAPGPARRTPPAQATRNETPANPLRSASGLAAGRIVAPQSGRGLPTRTGDSTPEWLEPAMAANGIGSFDWDIRRDVLVGDQRACAILGLVGQPFDRTSAAFLAMLHPEDAPVVRRRVERAVAELGQCGAYYRTVFPNGELHAVRFRGRVLADAFGRPSRMVGFVWDATVELHKRERADELAVLREERSRFIKEAARALSEAVTVRDVARVFTELPLPGLGPDGLALASLEAGRIALLGSSGYNRDLSNQFDRIPLAPTHPAAEAIRQRAPIFVSSRQEYRERYPEAWDWAEDSGRSSWAFLPLIASGRPTGVCVVSFDDDRELDADERTLLSTLGGLVAQSLARARLHDAEHELAAGLQRVMLPRTVPAVPGVTTAVRYLAAGSGLQIGGDWYDVVPLPGGHVGLVIGDVQGHDVHAAGIMGQLRIALRAYAAEGHPPAAVMARASRFLADLDTDHFATCTYAEVNVDYGVVYAVRAGHLDPVVRRADGTAHPVPVAGGLPLGVAPDEEYRVTRFSLDPGETVVLCTDGLVEARDMDLDTGFARLCDTVSRELPAVGESPREPLEDLADRIASQAADSSEREDDIALLLLRWDGPAGGRAAQQLRRRIGQADLARISELRGELRDALRRWGFPELIDTAELLASELVTNAIRHTDRDAMFTARLYQERGRARLRVEVEDESDLWPTRRTPGEQASSGRGLMLVEALADTWGVEPRGTGKRMWFELTT is encoded by the coding sequence ATGGCCACAGAGCCCGAGGCGCCTGGGCCCGCCCGCCGCACCCCGCCCGCCCAGGCCACCAGGAACGAGACCCCCGCGAACCCGCTTCGCTCGGCGTCCGGCCTGGCCGCCGGGCGGATCGTGGCGCCGCAGTCCGGCCGTGGCCTGCCCACCCGGACCGGGGACTCCACCCCGGAGTGGCTGGAGCCGGCGATGGCCGCCAACGGCATCGGCTCCTTCGACTGGGACATCCGCCGCGACGTACTGGTCGGCGACCAGCGGGCGTGCGCCATCCTGGGCCTGGTCGGCCAGCCCTTCGACCGCACCTCCGCCGCGTTCCTGGCCATGCTGCACCCCGAGGACGCCCCCGTGGTGCGCCGCCGGGTCGAGCGCGCCGTCGCCGAACTCGGCCAGTGCGGCGCCTACTACCGCACCGTGTTCCCGAACGGCGAGCTGCACGCCGTGCGCTTCCGCGGCCGGGTGCTCGCCGACGCCTTCGGCCGCCCGTCCCGGATGGTCGGCTTCGTCTGGGACGCCACCGTCGAACTGCACAAGCGCGAACGGGCCGACGAGCTCGCCGTGCTGCGCGAGGAGCGGTCGCGGTTCATCAAGGAGGCCGCCCGCGCGCTCTCCGAGGCGGTCACCGTCCGGGACGTCGCCCGAGTGTTCACCGAGCTCCCGCTGCCCGGGCTCGGCCCCGACGGGCTGGCGCTGGCCTCGCTGGAGGCCGGCCGGATCGCCCTGCTCGGCTCCAGCGGCTACAACCGGGACCTCAGCAACCAGTTCGACCGGATCCCGCTGGCCCCGACCCACCCCGCCGCCGAGGCCATCCGGCAGCGCGCCCCGATCTTCGTCTCCAGCCGCCAGGAGTACCGCGAGCGCTACCCCGAGGCTTGGGACTGGGCCGAGGACAGCGGGCGCTCCTCCTGGGCCTTCCTGCCGCTGATCGCCAGCGGCCGCCCCACCGGCGTCTGCGTGGTCTCCTTCGACGACGACCGCGAACTCGACGCCGACGAGCGCACCCTGCTCTCCACCCTCGGCGGCCTGGTCGCCCAGTCGCTGGCCCGGGCCCGCCTGCACGACGCCGAGCACGAGCTCGCCGCCGGCCTGCAGCGCGTCATGCTGCCCCGCACCGTCCCCGCCGTCCCCGGCGTCACCACCGCCGTTCGCTACCTGGCGGCCGGCTCCGGCCTGCAGATCGGCGGCGACTGGTACGACGTCGTCCCGCTGCCCGGCGGCCACGTCGGCCTGGTGATCGGCGACGTCCAGGGCCACGACGTGCACGCGGCCGGCATCATGGGCCAGCTCCGGATCGCGCTGCGGGCCTACGCCGCGGAGGGCCACCCGCCCGCCGCCGTGATGGCCCGCGCCTCCCGGTTCCTCGCCGACCTGGACACCGACCACTTCGCGACCTGCACCTACGCCGAGGTCAACGTCGACTACGGCGTGGTCTACGCGGTCCGGGCCGGCCACCTCGACCCGGTGGTCCGGCGCGCCGACGGCACCGCGCACCCCGTGCCGGTGGCCGGCGGCCTGCCGCTGGGCGTCGCACCCGACGAGGAGTACCGGGTCACCCGGTTCAGCCTCGATCCCGGCGAGACCGTGGTGCTCTGCACCGACGGACTCGTCGAAGCCCGCGACATGGACCTCGACACCGGCTTCGCCCGGCTCTGCGACACCGTCTCCCGGGAACTCCCGGCGGTCGGCGAGTCCCCGCGCGAACCGCTGGAGGACCTCGCCGACCGGATCGCCTCGCAGGCCGCCGACAGCAGCGAACGCGAGGACGACATCGCGCTGCTCCTGCTGCGCTGGGACGGCCCGGCCGGCGGACGGGCCGCGCAGCAGCTGCGCCGCCGGATCGGCCAGGCCGACCTGGCCCGGATCTCCGAACTGCGCGGCGAGCTCCGGGACGCGCTGCGCCGCTGGGGCTTCCCCGAACTCATCGACACCGCCGAGCTGCTGGCCTCCGAGCTGGTCACCAACGCGATCCGGCACACCGACCGGGACGCGATGTTCACCGCCCGCCTCTACCAGGAACGCGGCCGGGCCCGGCTGCGGGTCGAGGTGGAGGACGAGTCCGACCTCTGGCCGACCCGCCGGACCCCCGGCGAGCAGGCCTCCTCCGGCCGCGGCCTGATGCTGGTCGAGGCGCTCGCCGACACCTGGGGCGTGGAGCCCCGCGGCACCGGCAAGCGCATGTGGTTCGAACTCACCACCTGA
- a CDS encoding ATP-binding protein: protein MDGQARFPRQRSVSHGEETGRRAQAQGAAPAYQPGCALHRRLHASLDAADLVAVGAIRRRLRAALDHWGVPELADTAELLASELVTNALVHTGKAAVFDAVLTGEQRLRVEVEDRTSRLPGRRNPGETATNGRGLLLVEALADDWGVQLRGDGKVTWFELSAA from the coding sequence ATGGACGGTCAGGCAAGGTTTCCGCGACAGCGCTCGGTCTCGCACGGCGAGGAGACCGGCCGCCGGGCGCAGGCCCAGGGGGCGGCTCCGGCGTACCAGCCGGGCTGCGCGCTGCACCGCAGACTGCACGCCTCGCTGGACGCGGCCGACCTGGTCGCGGTCGGCGCGATCCGCAGACGGCTGCGCGCCGCCCTGGACCACTGGGGCGTCCCCGAGCTGGCGGACACGGCCGAGCTGCTGGCCTCCGAGCTGGTCACCAACGCGCTGGTGCACACCGGGAAGGCCGCGGTGTTCGACGCTGTGCTGACGGGCGAGCAGCGGTTGCGGGTCGAGGTGGAGGACCGCACCAGCCGGCTGCCCGGCCGCCGGAACCCGGGGGAGACGGCGACCAACGGGCGCGGGCTGCTGCTGGTGGAGGCGCTCGCCGACGACTGGGGCGTGCAACTGCGCGGCGACGGGAAGGTCACCTGGTTCGAGCTGTCCGCCGCCTGA
- the ureA gene encoding urease subunit gamma has product MRLTPTERDRLLIFTAAELARARRARGLRLNVPEATALIADTVCEAARDGRRLAEAIEAGRRVLTAEEVLPGVADVVTVVQVEAVFEDGTRLAVVNDPFQGAGSLGDGAPGAALPGSGAGYDPVEEALVLPVHNTAAVPISVTSHFHFFESNPRLAFDRAAAYGMHLSVPAGSSVRFDPGATVEVGLVPIGGARVVIGFAGLVDGPLDAPGAKQDALAKARATGYLTEFDDAEPEQ; this is encoded by the coding sequence GTGCGACTGACTCCCACCGAGCGGGACCGGCTGCTGATCTTCACCGCGGCCGAGCTGGCCCGCGCCCGCCGGGCCCGCGGCCTGCGCCTGAACGTCCCCGAGGCGACCGCGCTGATCGCGGACACCGTCTGCGAGGCCGCCCGCGACGGCCGCCGCCTGGCCGAGGCGATCGAGGCCGGCCGGCGGGTGCTGACCGCCGAGGAGGTGCTGCCGGGCGTCGCGGACGTGGTGACGGTGGTCCAGGTGGAGGCGGTGTTCGAGGACGGGACACGGCTGGCCGTGGTCAACGACCCGTTCCAGGGGGCGGGTTCGCTGGGCGACGGGGCGCCGGGCGCGGCACTGCCGGGCAGCGGCGCCGGGTACGACCCGGTGGAGGAGGCGCTGGTGCTGCCGGTGCACAACACCGCGGCGGTGCCGATCTCGGTGACCTCGCACTTCCACTTCTTCGAGTCCAACCCGCGGCTGGCCTTCGACCGGGCCGCCGCCTACGGCATGCACCTCTCGGTGCCGGCCGGCTCCTCGGTGCGCTTCGACCCGGGCGCGACGGTCGAGGTGGGCCTGGTGCCGATCGGCGGCGCCCGGGTGGTGATCGGGTTCGCGGGGCTGGTCGACGGCCCGCTGGACGCGCCGGGCGCCAAGCAGGACGCGCTGGCGAAGGCCCGGGCGACCGGGTACCTGACGGAGTTCGACGACGCGGAGCCCGAGCAGTGA
- a CDS encoding urease subunit alpha → MSAITPHDYISVHGPRAGDRVRLGDSGLIVRVESDSQAPGDEFLAGFGKTARDGLHLKPAAVRETCDVVVSNVLVIDAVQGVRKTSIGIRAGRISAIGRAGNPDTLDGVEVVVGTGTTIVSGEGLIVTAGAIDTHVHLLSPRIMEASLASGVTTIIGQEFGPVWGVGVNSPWALRHAFNAFDAWPVNIGFLGRGSSSDPAPLVEALAEGGASGFKVHEDMGAHTRALDTALRVAEEYDVQVALHTDGLNECLSVEDTLAVLEGRTIHAFHIEGCGGGHVPNVLKMAGVENVIGSSTNPTLPFGRDALGEHYDMIVSAHDLKPDLPGDAAMARDRIRAGTMGAEDVLHDLGVIGITSSDAQGMGRAGETVRRTFAMAGKMKAELGPLDGAGSYGTAEAGDDNERVLRYIAKLTINPAIAHGLSHEVGSIEVGKLADLVLWRPDHFGAKPQLVLKAGFPAYGVVGDPNASTDRCEPLVLGPQFGAHGATAADLSVAFVAQAAADAAYLDRAGDQLPTRRRRVGVRGTRGIGPRSMLRNGRLGRVDVSETGLVSLDGEPLRSAPADSVSLSRLYFL, encoded by the coding sequence ATGAGTGCCATCACCCCGCACGACTACATCTCCGTGCACGGCCCGCGGGCCGGCGACCGGGTCCGGCTCGGCGACTCGGGGCTGATCGTCCGGGTCGAGTCGGACTCGCAGGCCCCGGGCGACGAGTTCCTGGCCGGGTTCGGCAAGACCGCCCGGGACGGGCTGCACCTGAAGCCGGCCGCGGTGCGCGAGACCTGCGACGTGGTGGTCTCCAACGTGCTGGTGATCGATGCGGTGCAGGGCGTCCGGAAGACCTCGATCGGCATCCGGGCGGGCCGGATCTCGGCGATCGGCCGAGCCGGCAACCCGGACACCCTGGACGGGGTGGAGGTGGTGGTCGGCACCGGCACCACCATCGTCTCCGGCGAGGGCCTGATCGTCACCGCCGGCGCCATCGACACCCACGTCCACCTGCTCTCGCCGCGGATCATGGAGGCCTCGCTGGCCTCCGGCGTCACCACGATCATCGGCCAGGAGTTCGGCCCGGTCTGGGGCGTCGGCGTCAACTCGCCCTGGGCGCTGCGGCACGCCTTCAACGCCTTCGACGCCTGGCCGGTGAACATCGGCTTCCTGGGCCGCGGTTCGTCCTCCGACCCGGCCCCGCTGGTGGAGGCGCTGGCCGAGGGCGGCGCGTCCGGCTTCAAGGTGCACGAGGACATGGGCGCGCACACCCGGGCGCTGGACACCGCGCTGCGGGTCGCCGAGGAGTACGACGTCCAGGTGGCGCTGCACACCGACGGGTTGAACGAGTGCCTGTCGGTGGAGGACACCCTGGCGGTGCTGGAGGGCCGCACCATCCACGCCTTCCACATCGAGGGCTGCGGCGGCGGGCACGTGCCGAACGTGCTGAAGATGGCGGGCGTGGAGAACGTCATCGGCTCCTCCACCAACCCCACCCTGCCGTTCGGCCGGGACGCGCTGGGCGAGCACTACGACATGATCGTCTCCGCCCACGACCTGAAGCCCGACCTGCCGGGCGACGCGGCGATGGCCCGCGACCGGATCCGGGCCGGCACGATGGGCGCCGAGGACGTGCTGCACGACCTGGGCGTCATCGGCATCACCTCCTCCGACGCCCAGGGGATGGGCCGGGCCGGGGAGACGGTGCGCCGCACCTTCGCGATGGCCGGCAAGATGAAGGCCGAGCTCGGCCCGCTGGACGGCGCCGGCTCGTACGGCACCGCCGAGGCCGGCGACGACAACGAGCGCGTGCTGCGCTACATCGCCAAGCTGACCATCAACCCGGCGATCGCCCACGGGCTCTCCCACGAGGTCGGGTCGATCGAGGTCGGCAAGCTCGCCGACCTGGTGCTCTGGCGGCCCGACCACTTCGGGGCCAAGCCGCAGCTGGTGCTGAAGGCCGGCTTCCCGGCGTACGGCGTGGTCGGCGACCCGAACGCCTCCACCGACCGGTGCGAACCCCTGGTGCTGGGGCCGCAGTTCGGCGCGCACGGGGCGACCGCCGCGGACCTGTCGGTGGCGTTCGTCGCCCAGGCCGCCGCCGACGCCGCCTACCTGGACCGGGCGGGTGACCAACTGCCCACCCGCCGCAGGCGCGTGGGCGTGCGCGGCACCCGGGGCATCGGGCCGCGCTCGATGCTGCGCAACGGCCGGCTCGGCCGGGTCGACGTCTCGGAGACCGGGCTGGTCTCGCTGGACGGCGAGCCGCTGCGCTCCGCCCCCGCCGACTCGGTCTCCCTCAGCCGCCTCTACTTCCTCTGA
- a CDS encoding agmatine/peptidylarginine deiminase produces MTSPTPASLGFRMPAEWHPHQRTWMAFPTANPTFDGAEQLDAARRAWAEVANTVVRYEPVTLVVNTGETEQARPYLSAEVEIVERPLDDAWMRDIGPSFLIDDQGELAAADWVFNGWGAQSWARWDHDQHIAEHVSELTGVRRFASRLINEGGGIHVDGEGTVLLTDTVQLGEGRNADWTREQVEAELHAHLGTSKAIWLPRGLTRDYDEFGTRGHIDIVASFVRPGTVVVHSQPDPAHPDHAVCQELAEILRSATDARGRTLEVIELPAPTVLFDEDGEPVDYSYINHYVANGVVVLCAFDDPRDEQAKAILEKAYPGRTVELVDAREIFANGGGIHCITQQQPRA; encoded by the coding sequence ATGACCTCCCCCACCCCCGCCTCGCTCGGCTTCCGGATGCCCGCCGAATGGCATCCGCACCAGCGCACCTGGATGGCGTTCCCCACCGCCAACCCGACCTTCGACGGCGCCGAGCAGCTGGACGCCGCCCGCCGCGCCTGGGCCGAGGTCGCCAACACCGTCGTCCGGTACGAGCCGGTCACGCTGGTGGTCAACACCGGTGAGACCGAGCAGGCCCGGCCGTACCTCTCCGCCGAGGTGGAGATCGTCGAGCGGCCGCTCGACGACGCCTGGATGCGCGACATCGGCCCGTCCTTCCTGATCGACGACCAGGGCGAACTGGCCGCCGCGGACTGGGTGTTCAACGGCTGGGGCGCGCAGTCCTGGGCCCGCTGGGACCACGACCAGCACATCGCCGAGCACGTCTCGGAGCTGACCGGGGTGCGGCGCTTCGCCTCCCGGCTGATCAACGAGGGCGGCGGCATCCACGTGGACGGCGAGGGCACCGTGCTGCTCACCGACACGGTGCAGCTCGGCGAGGGCCGCAACGCCGACTGGACCCGGGAGCAGGTCGAGGCCGAGCTGCACGCCCACCTGGGCACCAGCAAGGCGATCTGGCTGCCGCGCGGACTGACCCGCGACTACGACGAGTTCGGCACTCGCGGCCACATCGACATCGTCGCCTCCTTCGTCCGCCCCGGCACCGTGGTGGTGCACTCCCAGCCCGACCCGGCGCACCCCGACCACGCCGTCTGCCAGGAGCTCGCGGAGATCCTGCGGTCCGCCACCGACGCCCGCGGCCGGACCCTGGAGGTCATCGAACTCCCGGCCCCCACCGTGCTGTTCGACGAGGACGGCGAGCCGGTCGACTACTCCTACATCAACCACTACGTGGCCAACGGCGTGGTCGTGCTCTGCGCGTTCGACGACCCGCGCGACGAGCAGGCGAAGGCGATCCTGGAGAAGGCCTACCCCGGCCGCACCGTGGAGCTGGTCGACGCCCGCGAGATCTTCGCCAACGGCGGCGGCATCCACTGCATCACCCAGCAGCAGCCCCGGGCCTGA
- a CDS encoding SGNH/GDSL hydrolase family protein, translated as MTDLLPPGTRTSAWRRRSRVAAGSLACALALALLVGNSLPSAASSAQALPPLDLSQHLRIMPLGDSITAGVGSSTGDAYRWDLARYLVDVQQIYTATYVGSQRSGQEPNPINEGHSGWRIDELTSQIDGWMAAARPDVVLLHAGVNDARQGASAQTMADRMSALLGRILAAAPTVRVVVGDVIPPWYGTTNDIASAAVQRFDAMLPAVVAAAGPRVSLARLSAAVPSGALGDGLHPNDTGYRYMAWVWWRCMAPLLSADGITRAGVDPLPTPVPQSALCSG; from the coding sequence ATGACCGACTTGCTTCCACCGGGTACCCGCACGTCGGCGTGGCGCCGCCGATCCCGGGTGGCTGCAGGCTCGCTCGCCTGTGCGCTCGCCCTGGCGCTCCTCGTCGGCAATTCGCTGCCGTCCGCAGCATCGTCCGCGCAGGCGCTCCCGCCGCTCGACCTGAGCCAGCACCTGCGGATCATGCCGCTGGGCGACTCGATCACGGCTGGTGTCGGCTCCTCGACCGGGGACGCGTACCGGTGGGACCTGGCACGCTACCTGGTGGACGTTCAGCAGATCTACACCGCGACCTACGTCGGCTCGCAACGGTCCGGCCAGGAGCCGAACCCGATCAACGAGGGGCATTCCGGTTGGCGGATCGACGAGCTGACGTCGCAGATCGACGGCTGGATGGCGGCCGCACGGCCGGACGTGGTGCTGCTGCACGCGGGCGTGAACGACGCGAGGCAAGGGGCCTCCGCGCAGACCATGGCTGACCGCATGTCGGCTCTGCTGGGCCGGATCCTGGCGGCCGCCCCGACCGTGCGGGTCGTCGTCGGTGACGTGATCCCGCCGTGGTACGGCACCACGAACGACATCGCCTCGGCGGCGGTCCAGCGCTTCGACGCGATGCTGCCCGCGGTCGTCGCAGCGGCCGGTCCCCGGGTGTCACTGGCCCGGCTGAGTGCCGCCGTGCCGTCCGGCGCGCTGGGGGACGGCCTGCACCCCAACGACACCGGCTACCGCTACATGGCGTGGGTGTGGTGGCGCTGCATGGCCCCGCTGCTGTCCGCCGACGGCATCACCCGGGCCGGCGTGGACCCGTTGCCCACGCCGGTCCCGCAGTCCGCGCTGTGCTCCGGTTGA
- a CDS encoding GntR family transcriptional regulator: protein MTASGPSAYLQVAEQIRDRIAAGEYPPGSQLPSLADLQAEYGYSHGVGQSAYRLLEQEGVVRAKQGRGYFVRTQEPRRTLVRRSTGEGTPGPDTAGLAEQGVTATWRSQSTTEAATAEIAERLAVEAGDPVMHTSYVHLADGEPAYLAESWEPMAVTGQALIVLPEAGPHAGLGVAARMAVIGIEVGEPVERLTARVLTRAEAQTLGLLPGAPALAIRRTHYDRATGRPVETADLVLPGERWSAEYGRPPVRN from the coding sequence ATGACCGCCAGCGGGCCCTCCGCGTACCTGCAGGTGGCCGAGCAGATCCGCGACCGGATCGCCGCGGGCGAGTACCCACCGGGCAGTCAACTCCCGTCCCTGGCCGACCTGCAGGCCGAGTACGGCTACTCGCACGGGGTCGGCCAGTCCGCGTACCGGCTGCTGGAGCAGGAGGGCGTGGTGCGCGCCAAACAGGGCCGCGGCTACTTCGTCCGCACCCAGGAACCGCGCCGCACCCTGGTCCGCCGCAGCACCGGCGAAGGAACGCCCGGGCCGGACACCGCCGGCCTCGCCGAGCAGGGCGTCACCGCCACCTGGCGCAGCCAGTCCACCACCGAGGCCGCCACCGCCGAGATCGCCGAACGCCTGGCCGTCGAGGCCGGCGACCCGGTGATGCACACCTCCTACGTCCACCTCGCCGACGGCGAACCGGCGTACCTCGCCGAGTCCTGGGAGCCGATGGCCGTCACCGGCCAGGCCCTGATCGTGCTGCCCGAAGCCGGACCGCACGCCGGCCTCGGCGTCGCCGCCCGGATGGCCGTGATCGGCATCGAGGTCGGCGAACCCGTCGAACGCCTCACCGCCCGCGTCCTCACCCGCGCCGAGGCCCAGACCCTCGGCCTGCTCCCCGGCGCGCCCGCCCTCGCCATCCGCCGCACCCACTACGACCGGGCCACCGGCCGGCCCGTCGAGACCGCCGACCTGGTGCTGCCCGGCGAACGCTGGAGCGCCGAGTACGGCCGACCGCCGGTCCGGAACTGA
- a CDS encoding TetR/AcrR family transcriptional regulator: protein MAQPRTRRPARPREEVYAAARAAIAEHGLARLTMAGLGKQLQMSAGHLLYYFGSKDQLLLETLRWSEAQLGEIRTRELARPGVPALERLARYTELYLPEGPGDPRWILWIEVWSRSPETAELRRGQLDIEAPWQDDLTTLLADGLTPAALAPARATQLRALLDGLAIPLAIGLPGTTRHAALTHATSAAQALLSTPG, encoded by the coding sequence ATGGCCCAGCCACGCACCCGCCGGCCGGCCCGCCCCCGCGAAGAGGTCTACGCCGCCGCCCGCGCCGCCATCGCCGAACACGGCCTCGCCCGCCTCACCATGGCCGGCCTCGGCAAACAGCTCCAGATGAGCGCCGGCCACCTCCTCTACTACTTCGGCAGCAAGGACCAGCTGCTGCTGGAGACCCTCCGCTGGAGCGAGGCCCAGCTCGGGGAGATCCGCACCCGCGAACTCGCCCGCCCCGGGGTGCCCGCGCTCGAACGGCTGGCCCGCTACACCGAGCTCTACCTCCCGGAGGGCCCCGGCGACCCGCGCTGGATCCTGTGGATCGAGGTGTGGAGCCGCTCCCCCGAGACCGCCGAACTCCGCCGCGGCCAACTCGACATCGAAGCCCCCTGGCAGGACGACCTCACCACCCTCCTCGCCGACGGCCTCACCCCCGCCGCCCTCGCCCCCGCCCGGGCCACCCAGCTCCGCGCCCTCCTCGACGGCCTCGCCATCCCCCTCGCCATCGGCCTCCCCGGCACCACCCGCCACGCCGCCCTCACCCACGCCACCTCAGCCGCCCAGGCCCTCCTGAGCACCCCCGGCTGA